A segment of the Desulfomicrobium macestii genome:
AGGGCCTCCGGCAGGACGGTGTGATTGGTGTAGGAGAATGTCTTCTGGCAGATGGTCCAGGCCGTCTCCCAGGTCAGGGCCTCGTCGTCGACCAGGATGCGCATGAGCTCCGCGATGCTGATGGCCGGGTGGGTGTCGTTGAGCTGCACCGCGACCTGATCCGGAAAGCAGTCGAAAGAGGAGTAGTTGTTCTTGCGGAAACGCCGCAGGATGTCCTGGAAGGTCGCGGCCACGAAGAAATACTGCTGTCGCAGCCTGAGCTCCTTGCCGCGCGGGCTGGTGTCGTTGGGGTAGAGAACCTTGGAGATGTTCTCGCTCTCGACCTTGGACTGGACCGCGCCGATGTAATCGCCCCGGTTGAAGTGTTCGAGTTCGAAATCCCGGGTGGAGATGGCCTTCCACAGGCGCATGTTGGTCACGTGGCCGTTCTGATGACCTGGAACCATGATGTCGCAGGCCATGGCCATGACCGACTCCGTGTCCACCCAGCGAAAACGCTCGTGCCCGGCGCTGTCCTCGTAGGCCTCGCTACGCCCGTAAAAATTGATCAGGAACATGAAATGCCCGCGCCGAAGCACCCAGGGGGAATCCTGGCGCAGCCAGTTGTCGCAGCCTTCATGCTGATAGCCATTGACGATGGTCTGATAGAAGATGCCGTAGTCATAGAGAATGCCGTACCCATAACCGGGAATCTTGCACGTGGCCATGGAGTCCATATAGCATGAGGCCAGCCGCCCAAGGCCGCCGTTCCCCAGTCCCGGATTCCATTCCTCTTCAAGCAGCTCGTCCAGATCCAATCCGAAATCCCGCACCGCCTCGCGGCACTCCTCTTCCATGCCCAGGGCCTGGATATAGTTCATGAGGAATCGTCCGGGCAGAAATTCCAAGGACATGTAATACACGCGCTTGGTAATGGAATCGTAATAGGAACGCTGAGTCTCAAGCCACTGGCCCAGCAGGCGGTCGCGCACGCTGTAGCACAGGCCGAGATAATAGCGCTCCTTGCGCGGGGGGAAAGGGTCGCTGCCCAGGGTCAGGGCCACGTGCCGCTGTATATCGTCCTTCAGGGACTCAACGCTCTGGTTGCTTTCGGGGGCCGTCATCTTGCATCCTCCTTGGATCCTTTATCGTCGTGCTGGATAAGCAAGGCTACCATAAAAGAATTCCGAGAGAAACCTGCGCCTTTACAGCTCCCGCACAAATCTTACCTGTTCGAAAAAGGAGAAACGTCATGCGCAAATGCCCAAAATCAACCTGGCTGCTTCTGATATTCGCCTTCATCATGTGGCCCGCGGGAGGACACTCAATGGATAAGATCACAAAGACAGACGCCCAGTGGCGGGAAATTTTGAGCCCCGAGCAGTATCATGTACTGCGCGAAAAGGGCACCGAACCCGCTTTCAGCGGAAAATTCAACGACCATCACGAGGTGGGAACCTATGTCTGCGCGGGCTGCGAAACCCCGCTTTTCCACTCTGATGCCAAATTTGATTCAGGCACCGGCTGGCCCAGTTTTTTCAAGCCAGTGGACGAAACGCATATCGCAAAGCATGAGGACAAATCCTGGTTCATGGTCCGCACTGAGGTGCTCTGCGCTGTCTGTGACGGACATCTGGGTCATGTATTCCCCGATGGACCAGAGCCCACTGGATTGCGTTACTGCATCAATTCCCTTGCTCTGCAATTTGAACCCCAAAACGCTGGAAAATAGCCATAACTATCCGGAAAGAAACAATATTCTTTCCGGACAAACCCTTGAAACCGGAAGGCACATTCAGGGTTGCATCCATGGTGCCGTTCGGGTAGAGACCTCAATTGTTATGAACTATTGTTTCCATGCGGCCGGCACTTTCCCGCTCCCTTCTCTTCGACTCCCGCACCCCTCTCCCGTCGCCGGCAGCATCACCCCAAGCACGATGAGGTACGCACATGAATAGTCATGGAGTATTTGTCGTCACTTCGCTTTTTTTCGTCATGATCGCCTCTCTGGTAGGATTTGCCGCATATAACGGAACCAGACTGGAGACGGCCCGGCACTACGAAGCCCGGATCGCGACGCTAAACGAAGAACGACAGGAATTGACCCGCCAGGTGGCGGAGCTCAGGAATAGATGGGTCAAGGAAGTGACCGTGACCGCCTACAGCCCGACCGTCGAAGAATGCGGGCCCGACCCGCAGACGACGGCCAGCATGGGCAAGGCAAGGCCCGGCATTGTCGCCGTGAGCAGAGATCTGTTCGATGAAGGCTGGGTCTTCGGCAAGAAGGTCTACGTGAAAGGCCACGGCATCTTTGAAATCGCGGATCTGATGAGCAAGCGCTACACGCAGCGCATGGACATCTTCTTCCCCGACACCAACCAGGCCAGGCAATTCGGCAAGAAACAAGTCACGGTGGCCCTGCTGGCCAGCTAAAAAAAGGGTGCGCGAGCACCCTTTTTTGCGACCTTTGCGCGGGAAAGGGAACAAGACGTTTTGCCCCCTCTCGCGCAACTTCACGCTCTCTCTAGAAGTTGTAATCCGCCATGCGCCTTTCGGCGGCCACGGCCGAAACGAAGGCCACGCATTTCTGATGTTCGGGATGAACCTGATAGGTCTGCAGGTCCTCGGGAGAATCGAAGACCGTGTACAGGACCACCTCGGTTTCGGGCACGGAGGCGAAAACGTCCGTGCTGACGACCAGGGTGCGCAGCTGCGGGATGAGTCCCGGCAGGGCCCCGAGCATGTCCTTCATGATCGCCGCGTTTTCCGCCGCGCTCCGGCCTTCCGCGCTCTCCTTCAGTTTCCACATCACAATATGTCCGACCATGATTCCTCCATTAGGGTGATACGTTCCAGCAATCCTTGAAAAGATGGGGGTCGGCCAGCATCCGCCCCCGGACCGCGTCAGGCACGAGCCC
Coding sequences within it:
- the msrB gene encoding peptide-methionine (R)-S-oxide reductase MsrB, yielding MDKITKTDAQWREILSPEQYHVLREKGTEPAFSGKFNDHHEVGTYVCAGCETPLFHSDAKFDSGTGWPSFFKPVDETHIAKHEDKSWFMVRTEVLCAVCDGHLGHVFPDGPEPTGLRYCINSLALQFEPQNAGK
- a CDS encoding 3D domain-containing protein, which gives rise to MNSHGVFVVTSLFFVMIASLVGFAAYNGTRLETARHYEARIATLNEERQELTRQVAELRNRWVKEVTVTAYSPTVEECGPDPQTTASMGKARPGIVAVSRDLFDEGWVFGKKVYVKGHGIFEIADLMSKRYTQRMDIFFPDTNQARQFGKKQVTVALLAS
- a CDS encoding Dabb family protein produces the protein MVGHIVMWKLKESAEGRSAAENAAIMKDMLGALPGLIPQLRTLVVSTDVFASVPETEVVLYTVFDSPEDLQTYQVHPEHQKCVAFVSAVAAERRMADYNF